A region of Paraburkholderia largidicola DNA encodes the following proteins:
- a CDS encoding thioredoxin family protein encodes MAGIPVDSTAFAAFDMEELTANTFDAGIQSAGDDLAVVFFWGLDCFNCEIAKKAMLAQPDAIRALGLRWFHSNVYEHRELGRRFLLHGVPTWFFFHRGKRLGRATGWHGLAQFEAAVAGAREKIRAAGFGAAGVAGPG; translated from the coding sequence ATGGCCGGTATTCCCGTCGACAGCACCGCGTTCGCGGCTTTCGACATGGAGGAACTCACTGCCAATACCTTCGACGCCGGCATCCAGTCGGCGGGCGACGATCTGGCCGTGGTGTTCTTCTGGGGGCTGGACTGCTTCAACTGCGAAATCGCGAAGAAGGCGATGCTTGCGCAGCCGGACGCGATCCGCGCGCTCGGGCTGCGCTGGTTTCACAGCAACGTGTACGAGCATCGCGAACTGGGCCGGCGCTTCCTGCTGCATGGCGTGCCGACATGGTTCTTCTTTCACCGCGGTAAGCGTCTCGGGCGAGCGACGGGTTGGCATGGACTGGCGCAATTCGAAGCGGCCGTCGCCGGCGCGCGTGAGAAAATCCGCGCGGCCGGATTTGGGGCGGCGGGTGTGGCCGGCCCGGGGTAA
- the grpE gene encoding nucleotide exchange factor GrpE, whose product MENTQENPTSQNPTPADEAARQAAEAASGEPQAQAQQPETATGEPQAETSGAEAALAETQAKLAEMQENFLRAKAETENVRRRGQEDVAKAHKFAIESFAEHLLPVVDSLEAAVTHSSDDLVKVREGVELTLRQLTGALEKGKVVALNPVGEKFDPHRHQAISMVPADQEPNTVVAVLQKGYVIADRVLRPALVTVAAPK is encoded by the coding sequence ATGGAAAACACGCAAGAGAATCCGACGAGCCAGAATCCCACGCCCGCCGACGAAGCCGCGCGCCAGGCCGCAGAGGCCGCATCGGGCGAGCCGCAGGCTCAGGCGCAACAGCCGGAAACGGCTACCGGCGAACCGCAAGCCGAAACGTCCGGCGCAGAAGCCGCGCTGGCCGAAACGCAGGCTAAGCTGGCCGAAATGCAGGAAAACTTCCTGCGCGCCAAAGCGGAGACGGAGAACGTGCGCCGCCGCGGGCAGGAAGACGTCGCGAAGGCGCACAAGTTCGCCATCGAAAGCTTTGCCGAACATCTGCTGCCCGTCGTCGACAGCCTGGAAGCTGCCGTCACGCACTCCTCCGACGATCTCGTGAAGGTGCGTGAAGGCGTCGAGCTGACGCTGCGCCAGCTGACGGGCGCGCTGGAGAAGGGCAAGGTTGTTGCTCTGAATCCCGTTGGCGAGAAGTTCGACCCGCATCGCCACCAGGCCATTTCGATGGTCCCGGCCGATCAGGAGCCGAACACCGTGGTCGCCGTGCTGCAAAAGGGTTATGTGATCGCCGACCGCGTGCTGCGTCCGGCGCTGGTCACGGTCGCGGCGCCGAAATAA
- a CDS encoding RNA-binding S4 domain-containing protein has protein sequence MNYKISTEPGARLRIDKWLWAARFFKTRSLATDAVEKGRVRIGGATVKPAKDVRVGDLVEIEIERIVWQIQVLGVCDVRGPASVAQTLYAETEEGRQKRQQENERRKTYREPAAELHGRPTKRDRRVIDKFSREG, from the coding sequence ATGAACTACAAGATTTCTACCGAACCGGGCGCTCGCTTGCGCATCGACAAATGGCTGTGGGCGGCGCGCTTCTTCAAGACGCGCTCGCTGGCAACCGATGCCGTCGAGAAGGGCCGGGTGCGGATCGGCGGCGCGACGGTGAAGCCGGCCAAGGATGTGCGGGTCGGCGATCTGGTCGAGATCGAGATCGAACGGATTGTCTGGCAGATTCAGGTGCTCGGCGTCTGCGACGTGCGCGGGCCAGCGAGCGTCGCGCAGACGCTTTATGCGGAAACCGAAGAGGGCAGGCAGAAGCGCCAGCAGGAGAACGAGCGGCGCAAGACCTATCGCGAGCCGGCCGCCGAATTGCATGGGCGGCCGACCAAGCGCGACCGGCGTGTCATCGACAAATTTTCGCGTGAGGGTTGA
- the hemH gene encoding ferrochelatase translates to MRFDLERPSQNAAAHRVAVLLINLGTPDAPTPRAVRRYLAQFLSDPRVVEIPSFVWQIILRLLILPFRGVASAKKYAAVWMPEGSPLRVHTEKQVEGLRHLLHLNDYTVIVDYAMRYGTPGIPAMLNQLKLAGAERILLMPMYPQYSSSTTATAFDDAFAALRRMRNQPEIRTVRQYADHPAYISALAAQVNHYWHAHGRPDFAAGDKLVLSFHGVPKRTLDLGDPYHEQCQQTASLLMHALGLTTVECRVTFQSRFGKAEWLQPYTAPTLKELGAAGVHRADVFCPGFTADCLETIEEIGMEVRDEFVHAGGKVFHAIPCLNASPAWIAALGEIVAQHLQGWPVQVSAPQSASVA, encoded by the coding sequence ATGCGCTTCGACCTCGAGCGGCCCTCGCAGAATGCTGCGGCACATCGTGTCGCCGTGTTGCTGATCAATCTCGGTACGCCCGATGCGCCGACGCCTCGCGCCGTGCGGCGCTATCTCGCGCAGTTTCTGTCCGATCCGCGCGTGGTCGAGATTCCGTCGTTCGTGTGGCAAATCATCCTGCGTCTGTTGATCCTGCCGTTTCGCGGCGTGGCCTCGGCGAAGAAATACGCGGCCGTCTGGATGCCTGAAGGCTCGCCGCTGCGCGTGCATACGGAAAAGCAGGTGGAAGGGCTGCGGCATCTGCTGCACCTGAACGACTACACGGTGATCGTCGACTACGCGATGCGTTACGGCACGCCCGGCATTCCCGCCATGCTCAACCAGCTGAAGCTGGCGGGCGCCGAGCGCATCCTGTTGATGCCGATGTACCCGCAGTATTCGTCGTCGACCACGGCCACGGCATTCGACGACGCATTCGCCGCGCTCAGGCGGATGCGCAACCAGCCGGAGATCCGCACCGTGCGCCAGTACGCGGATCATCCCGCTTATATATCGGCGCTCGCGGCGCAGGTGAACCATTACTGGCATGCGCATGGACGGCCGGACTTTGCGGCGGGCGACAAGCTGGTGCTGAGCTTTCACGGCGTGCCCAAGCGCACGCTCGATCTGGGCGACCCGTATCACGAGCAATGCCAGCAGACGGCGTCGCTGCTGATGCATGCGCTTGGGCTCACGACGGTGGAATGTCGCGTGACGTTTCAGTCGCGCTTCGGCAAGGCCGAATGGCTGCAGCCTTATACGGCGCCGACGCTCAAGGAACTGGGCGCGGCGGGCGTGCATCGCGCGGACGTGTTCTGTCCGGGCTTTACGGCAGATTGCCTGGAGACGATCGAGGAAATCGGCATGGAAGTGCGCGACGAATTCGTGCACGCGGGCGGGAAAGTTTTTCACGCCATTCCCTGCCTGAACGCGTCGCCCGCGTGGATCGCGGCGCTCGGCGAGATCGTCGCGCAGCATCTGCAAGGCTGGCCGGTGCAGGTGAGCGCGCCGCAAAGCGCGTCCGTCGCCTGA
- the hrcA gene encoding heat-inducible transcriptional repressor HrcA: protein MLDPRAQTLLKTLIERYIAEGQPVGSRTLSRYSGLELSPATIRNVMSDLEELGLVISPHTSAGRIPTPRGYRLFVDTMLTVESAADEDAVMRAVKTTLQPGEPQKVVAAAASVLSNLSQFAGVILTPRRSHVFKQIEFLRLSDKRILLIIVTPEGDVQNRIMATQRDFSPSQLTEASNYINAHFAGLSFDEVRLRLREEIDELRGDMTTLMHAAVTASTDVTDTGETVLISGERNLLEVADLSSDMARLRKLFDVFDQKTSLLQLLDVSSHAQGVQIFIGGESNLVPIEEMSVVTAPYEVNGKIVGTLGVIGPTRMAYNRVIPIVDITARLLSMTLSQG from the coding sequence ATGCTAGATCCTCGCGCACAAACCCTCCTGAAAACGCTGATCGAGCGATATATCGCCGAAGGTCAGCCGGTCGGCTCGCGCACGCTCTCGCGGTACTCCGGGCTCGAACTCAGCCCGGCGACGATCCGCAACGTGATGTCCGATCTGGAGGAGCTGGGGCTCGTCATCAGTCCGCATACGTCGGCGGGACGCATTCCCACGCCGCGAGGCTACCGGCTTTTCGTCGACACCATGCTCACCGTCGAGTCGGCCGCCGACGAAGACGCCGTGATGCGCGCGGTGAAGACCACGCTGCAACCGGGCGAGCCGCAGAAGGTGGTCGCAGCGGCCGCCAGCGTGCTGTCCAATCTGTCGCAGTTCGCGGGTGTGATCCTCACGCCGCGCCGGAGCCATGTGTTCAAGCAGATCGAATTTCTGCGTCTGTCCGACAAGCGCATTCTGCTGATCATCGTGACGCCGGAAGGCGACGTGCAGAACCGCATCATGGCGACGCAGCGCGATTTCTCGCCGTCGCAGCTCACGGAAGCCTCCAATTACATCAACGCGCACTTCGCGGGCCTGTCGTTCGACGAGGTGCGCCTGCGTCTGCGCGAAGAAATCGACGAACTGCGCGGCGACATGACCACGCTGATGCACGCGGCCGTTACCGCAAGCACGGACGTCACGGATACGGGCGAAACCGTGCTGATTTCCGGCGAGCGCAATCTGCTCGAAGTGGCCGACCTTTCGTCGGACATGGCGCGGCTGCGCAAGCTGTTCGATGTATTCGATCAAAAGACGAGTCTCCTTCAGTTGCTCGACGTCTCGAGCCACGCGCAAGGCGTGCAGATTTTCATTGGCGGCGAGTCGAACCTCGTCCCCATCGAGGAAATGAGCGTGGTGACCGCGCCGTACGAAGTGAACGGCAAGATCGTCGGCACGCTCGGCGTGATCGGCCCGACGCGCATGGCCTACAACCGCGTGATTCCCATCGTCGACATCACTGCGCGCCTGCTTTCGATGACGCTCAGCCAGGGGTAA
- a CDS encoding NAD kinase yields MQANSQFKTVALVGRSNTPGIGEPLTALAACIGKLGFDVVFEAETAQEIGASQWPALRPAEIGARADVAIVLGGDGTMLGIGRQLAPYRTPLIGINHGRLGFITDIPITDMREIIPQMLSGTFEREERTLLESRIMRDGQPIYHALAFNDVVVNRSGFSGMAELRVSVDGRFMYNQRSDGLIVATPTGSTAYALSSQGPILHPQLQGLVLVPIAPHALSNRPIVIPDDSKVSIQIISGRDVNVNFDMQSFTALELNDTIDVRRSRHTVPFLHPVGYSYYATLRKKLHWNEYPSHEDDPRD; encoded by the coding sequence ATGCAAGCTAACAGCCAGTTCAAGACCGTTGCGCTCGTCGGGCGCAGCAATACGCCGGGCATCGGGGAACCGCTGACCGCGCTCGCCGCGTGCATCGGGAAGCTCGGCTTCGACGTCGTGTTCGAGGCGGAAACCGCGCAGGAAATCGGCGCGTCGCAATGGCCCGCGCTGCGCCCGGCGGAGATCGGCGCGCGCGCGGACGTAGCCATCGTGCTCGGCGGCGACGGAACGATGCTGGGCATCGGCCGCCAACTGGCGCCGTACAGGACGCCGCTGATCGGCATCAACCACGGGCGGCTGGGCTTCATCACCGACATCCCGATCACCGACATGCGCGAGATCATTCCGCAGATGTTGTCGGGCACCTTCGAGCGCGAAGAGCGCACACTGCTCGAATCGCGGATCATGCGCGACGGCCAGCCCATCTACCATGCGCTCGCCTTCAACGACGTCGTGGTGAACCGTTCGGGCTTTTCGGGCATGGCGGAACTGCGCGTGTCGGTAGATGGCCGCTTCATGTACAACCAGCGCTCGGACGGGCTGATCGTCGCGACGCCGACGGGTTCGACGGCTTATGCGCTGTCGTCGCAAGGGCCGATTCTGCATCCGCAGCTGCAAGGCCTCGTGCTCGTGCCGATCGCGCCGCACGCGCTGTCGAACCGGCCTATCGTGATCCCGGACGACTCCAAGGTCAGTATTCAGATCATCTCGGGCCGCGATGTCAACGTGAACTTCGACATGCAGTCGTTCACCGCGCTCGAACTGAACGACACGATCGACGTGCGCCGCTCGCGCCACACGGTGCCTTTCCTGCATCCTGTCGGCTACAGCTATTACGCGACGCTGCGCAAGAAGCTGCACTGGAACGAGTATCCGTCGCACGAAGACGATCCACGCGACTGA
- the recN gene encoding DNA repair protein RecN, translating to MLRHLSIRDFVIVAALDLEFDSGFTVFSGETGAGKSILIDALALALGARADASVVRNGEARADITAEFDTHPLVDAWLDEQALAADETEHGNTVMLRRVVDGNGRSRAFINGTAATLTQLREVGEMLVDIHGQHAHQLLMRPDAQRELFDTHAGLLDTKATVTRAWRTWRDAAQAVETAQSKDRELQLERERLAWQLAELDKLSPQPGEWEEVNVEHRRLSHSANLIDGVQGALSALSESDEAMLGHLSSVISKVRDLAEIDPALNDALAALEPAEIQLQEAAYSLSHYAQRLELDPDRLAQVEKRLDALHSAARKFRLQPENLPQEHEERREQLAKLDAAADLDALRAAEAKAKDAYIADAKVLSKARAKAAKALGAAVTTGMQELSMAGGSFEVALVPLPDGGAHGMEQVEFRVAGHAGVPLRPLAKVASGGELARISLALSVIASAASPTPTLIFDEVDTGIGGGVAEVVGRLLHQLGEQRQVLCVTHLPQVAARGDHHFQVAKSSKGKNGTVSTVTSLDKTSRIEEVARMLGGLEITATTRKHAKEMLTTA from the coding sequence ATGCTCCGCCACCTCTCGATACGCGACTTCGTCATCGTCGCCGCGCTCGACCTTGAATTCGACAGCGGCTTCACAGTCTTTTCCGGCGAAACGGGTGCCGGCAAATCCATTCTCATCGACGCGCTGGCGCTGGCGCTCGGCGCCCGCGCCGACGCGAGCGTCGTGCGCAACGGCGAGGCGCGCGCGGATATCACCGCCGAGTTCGACACGCATCCGCTCGTCGACGCATGGCTCGACGAACAGGCGCTCGCCGCCGACGAGACGGAGCACGGCAACACCGTGATGCTGCGTCGCGTGGTGGATGGCAACGGCCGCTCGCGCGCGTTCATCAACGGTACGGCGGCAACTCTCACACAACTGCGCGAAGTCGGCGAAATGCTCGTCGATATTCACGGCCAGCACGCACATCAACTGTTGATGCGGCCCGATGCGCAGCGCGAACTGTTCGACACGCACGCCGGACTGCTCGACACGAAGGCCACTGTGACCCGCGCGTGGCGCACCTGGCGCGACGCGGCGCAGGCCGTCGAGACCGCGCAGAGCAAGGACCGCGAACTGCAACTCGAACGCGAACGTCTTGCGTGGCAACTCGCGGAACTCGACAAGCTCTCGCCGCAGCCCGGCGAGTGGGAAGAGGTCAACGTCGAGCACCGGAGGCTGTCGCATTCGGCGAATCTGATCGATGGCGTGCAAGGCGCGCTGTCGGCGCTGTCCGAATCGGACGAAGCGATGCTCGGTCATCTGTCGTCCGTCATCTCGAAGGTGCGCGATCTCGCGGAGATCGATCCGGCGCTGAACGACGCCCTCGCTGCGCTCGAACCCGCTGAAATCCAGTTGCAGGAAGCCGCGTATTCGTTGAGCCACTATGCGCAGCGGCTGGAGCTCGATCCCGACCGGCTCGCCCAGGTCGAAAAGCGCCTCGACGCGCTGCATTCGGCGGCACGCAAATTCCGGCTGCAACCGGAAAACCTGCCGCAGGAACATGAAGAGCGCCGCGAGCAGCTCGCAAAGCTCGACGCCGCCGCCGACCTTGACGCGCTGCGCGCCGCCGAGGCAAAGGCGAAAGACGCGTATATCGCCGACGCAAAAGTCCTGTCAAAGGCGCGTGCGAAAGCCGCGAAGGCGCTGGGCGCCGCGGTGACAACGGGCATGCAGGAACTGTCGATGGCGGGCGGCAGCTTCGAAGTCGCGCTCGTACCGCTGCCCGACGGCGGCGCGCATGGGATGGAGCAGGTCGAATTCCGCGTCGCAGGCCACGCGGGCGTGCCGTTGCGGCCGCTGGCAAAGGTCGCCTCAGGCGGCGAACTCGCGCGTATCAGTCTTGCGCTTTCGGTGATCGCGAGCGCGGCCAGCCCGACGCCGACGCTGATCTTCGACGAAGTGGACACGGGCATCGGCGGCGGTGTCGCGGAAGTGGTCGGGCGTCTGTTGCACCAGCTCGGCGAGCAGCGCCAGGTGCTATGCGTGACGCACCTGCCGCAAGTCGCGGCGCGCGGCGATCACCACTTTCAGGTCGCGAAGAGCAGCAAGGGCAAGAACGGCACGGTCAGCACGGTGACGTCGCTGGACAAGACGAGCCGAATCGAAGAAGTCGCGCGCATGCTGGGTGGTCTGGAAATCACGGCCACCACACGCAAGCACGCGAAGGAAATGCTCACGACGGCGTAA
- the glnE gene encoding bifunctional [glutamate--ammonia ligase]-adenylyl-L-tyrosine phosphorylase/[glutamate--ammonia-ligase] adenylyltransferase, whose product MTEPSLLSSSYSHYASRAYAAHDGLASRVAALAAAPISRERIDERLDALTNALRATPDSHLSEDALKKALRQLRAEVFCAVMERDLSGAADVAEVTGTMTDLAEATVQRAMAVVSADLQALYGEPRGSQGERLSLGVVGMGKLGGRELNVSSDIDLIFVYEDDGETTGGQRSPIATQDFFTRLGKRLIAALAEVTADGYVFRVDMRLRPNGDSGPLVCSLGMLEEYFYVQGREWERYAWIKGRVVSEHASDSARRLSKQLDAIVKPFIYRRYLDFGVISAIRSLHLQIRQEAQRRASMRPDKADDIKLGRGGIREIEFSAQVFQLIRGGQDAGFRVRPTLVVLRHAAARGLISPGVCADLTSAYLFLRDLEHRLQYRNDAQTHAMPVDPTERAHLAKAMGFDDYASLMTKLEAHRELVEQQFDQIFADKVSGQGGCGAREDGAAVWVWSSALADDSADEALAARLVELGIDHPAELLTRLKAVWQSSRYAGLAERSRQRFDIVAQRALEAAHTLEPAERRGDILARLFDLLEAIGRRGAYLALLTEYPQALHRVLSVLGASRWAAGYLIRHPQLLDELLDDEAMASPFDWPEFKRTLRTRLAAADGVEQQMDLLRHAHQAEVFRILLIDLAGKLSVEHVSDRLSELADAVLDVTIEAVWNQLAKRHRAVPRFAIIAYGKLGGKELGYASDLDLIFLYDDSDDNASDIYATFTRRLITWLTTATGAGTLFDVDLRLRPNGESGLLVTDLDAFRRYQLREGDAANTAWVWEHQALTRARYCAGDPAVGAQFEAIREQVLTTPREAASLAAEIVDMRRRVEEGHPNRTELFDLKHDRGGMVDIEFTVQYWVLLHAARDPELIRNTGNIALLREVSRFGLMSGEEADTVGAAYRTYRKLQHKLRLDGMEKARVEPHAVGNEREAVLRLWRRVFG is encoded by the coding sequence ATGACCGAACCATCCCTGTTGAGTTCCAGCTATTCGCACTACGCGTCGCGTGCCTATGCGGCGCACGACGGTCTCGCGTCGCGCGTCGCGGCGCTGGCCGCGGCGCCCATCAGCCGCGAGCGGATCGACGAGCGTCTCGACGCGCTGACGAACGCGCTGCGCGCGACGCCCGATTCGCATCTCTCCGAAGACGCGCTGAAAAAGGCGCTGCGCCAGCTTCGCGCGGAAGTGTTCTGCGCCGTGATGGAGCGCGACCTGTCCGGCGCGGCCGACGTGGCGGAAGTGACGGGCACGATGACCGATCTCGCCGAAGCGACCGTCCAGCGCGCGATGGCCGTGGTCAGCGCTGATCTCCAGGCGCTGTATGGCGAGCCGCGCGGCTCGCAGGGCGAACGGCTGTCGCTCGGCGTGGTCGGCATGGGCAAGCTGGGCGGGCGCGAGCTGAATGTGTCATCCGATATCGATCTGATCTTCGTCTATGAGGACGACGGCGAGACGACGGGCGGCCAGCGCTCGCCGATCGCCACCCAGGACTTCTTCACGCGCCTCGGCAAGCGGCTGATCGCGGCGCTCGCCGAAGTGACGGCGGACGGCTACGTGTTTCGCGTCGACATGCGGCTGCGGCCGAACGGCGATTCGGGGCCGCTGGTGTGCAGTCTCGGCATGCTCGAAGAATATTTCTATGTGCAGGGCCGCGAGTGGGAACGCTACGCGTGGATCAAGGGCCGCGTCGTGTCCGAGCACGCCAGCGATTCGGCGCGCCGGCTGTCGAAGCAGCTCGATGCGATCGTGAAGCCGTTCATCTACCGGCGCTATCTGGACTTCGGCGTGATCAGCGCGATCCGTTCGCTGCATCTGCAGATTCGCCAGGAGGCGCAGCGGCGCGCGTCGATGCGCCCCGACAAGGCGGATGACATCAAGCTCGGCCGCGGCGGCATCCGCGAAATCGAATTCAGCGCGCAGGTGTTCCAGCTGATACGCGGCGGCCAGGACGCGGGCTTTCGCGTGCGCCCGACGCTCGTCGTGCTGCGCCACGCGGCGGCGCGCGGACTCATTTCGCCGGGCGTGTGCGCGGATCTGACGAGCGCGTATCTGTTTCTGCGCGACCTCGAACACCGTCTGCAGTATCGAAACGACGCGCAAACCCACGCAATGCCCGTCGATCCGACCGAGCGCGCGCATCTCGCCAAGGCGATGGGTTTCGACGATTACGCGTCGCTGATGACGAAGCTCGAAGCGCATCGCGAACTGGTCGAGCAGCAGTTCGACCAGATATTCGCCGACAAGGTGAGCGGCCAGGGTGGCTGCGGCGCGCGCGAAGACGGCGCGGCTGTGTGGGTCTGGAGCAGCGCGCTCGCCGACGACAGCGCCGACGAGGCGCTCGCCGCGCGGCTCGTCGAGCTCGGCATCGATCATCCGGCGGAGTTGCTGACGCGGCTGAAGGCTGTGTGGCAGTCGTCGCGCTACGCGGGGCTTGCGGAGCGCAGCCGCCAGCGCTTCGACATCGTTGCGCAGCGCGCGCTCGAAGCTGCGCACACGCTGGAGCCGGCCGAGCGGCGCGGCGATATTCTCGCGCGCCTGTTCGATCTGCTCGAAGCCATCGGGCGGCGCGGCGCCTATCTGGCGCTGCTGACTGAATATCCGCAGGCGCTGCATCGCGTGCTGTCGGTGCTGGGCGCGTCGCGCTGGGCGGCCGGCTACCTGATCCGACATCCACAGCTGCTCGACGAACTGCTCGACGATGAAGCCATGGCGAGCCCGTTTGACTGGCCGGAGTTCAAGCGCACGTTGCGCACGCGCCTCGCAGCCGCCGATGGCGTCGAGCAGCAGATGGATCTGCTGCGTCACGCGCATCAGGCCGAGGTGTTCCGTATTTTGCTGATCGATCTGGCGGGAAAACTGAGCGTCGAGCACGTCAGCGACCGCTTGTCCGAACTCGCGGATGCCGTGCTCGACGTGACCATCGAGGCCGTCTGGAACCAGTTGGCCAAGCGCCATCGCGCGGTGCCGCGCTTTGCGATCATCGCGTACGGCAAGCTGGGCGGAAAGGAGCTTGGCTACGCGTCGGACCTCGACCTGATCTTCCTGTACGACGATTCCGACGACAACGCGTCGGACATCTACGCCACCTTCACGCGCCGCCTGATCACGTGGCTCACGACGGCGACGGGCGCGGGCACGCTGTTCGACGTCGACTTGCGGCTGCGTCCGAACGGCGAATCGGGCCTGCTCGTGACCGATCTCGACGCATTCCGCCGTTATCAACTGCGCGAGGGCGACGCCGCCAACACCGCGTGGGTCTGGGAGCACCAGGCGCTGACGCGCGCCCGTTACTGCGCGGGCGATCCCGCCGTCGGCGCGCAGTTCGAGGCGATCCGCGAACAGGTGCTGACGACGCCGCGCGAAGCCGCGTCGCTCGCCGCCGAGATCGTCGACATGCGCCGGCGCGTCGAGGAAGGCCATCCGAACCGCACCGAGCTGTTCGATCTGAAGCACGACCGTGGCGGCATGGTCGACATCGAGTTCACCGTGCAGTACTGGGTGCTGCTGCACGCGGCGCGCGATCCCGAACTGATCCGCAATACCGGCAACATCGCGCTGCTGCGCGAGGTGTCGCGCTTCGGGCTGATGAGCGGCGAAGAAGCCGATACCGTGGGCGCGGCGTATCGAACGTATCGGAAGCTGCAGCACAAGCTGCGGCTCGACGGCATGGAGAAGGCTCGCGTCGAGCCACACGCCGTCGGGAACGAACGCGAGGCCGTGCTACGGCTTTGGCGGCGGGTGTTCGGATGA